In Zingiber officinale cultivar Zhangliang chromosome 1A, Zo_v1.1, whole genome shotgun sequence, a genomic segment contains:
- the LOC122020293 gene encoding auxin-responsive protein IAA17-like: protein MGSKRIIMFLDLNKWRQNTASFSLLVRRYQTQLSKRLMPLPLEHDYIALTERPSAAAASQDGVLNLKETELRLGLPGSDSPDRDGKVGLTLELLPPKSFFTGGKRGFTDALDAGAGKWGLAACGGGSEKEMSNGSALFSPRRDGAGCGKTAVLGSASKDLGTKVSGHDSKLSVGNSDENQRETAPAAKAQVVGWPPIRSYRKNTMATNPPKNKEEVDGKPELGCLYVKVSMDGAPYLRKVDLITYNDYKELSLALEKMFSGFTVGIPTRDGLSESRLMVLLNGSEYVLTYEDKDGDWMLVGDVPWKMFTDSCRRLRIMKGSDAIGLAPRAMEKCKNRN from the exons atgggATCTAAAAGAATTATCATGTTTCTGGATCTAAATAAATGGAGACAAAATACGGCAAGCTTCTCTTTGCTCGTACGCAGATACCAAACTCAACTCTCAAAG AGGTTGATGCCACTGCCTCTGGAGCACGATTACATCGCCCTCACGGAGCGCCCCTCCGCGGCGGCCGCTTCGCAGGATGGGGTTCTCAACCTCAAGGAGACGGAGCTTCGGTTGGGCCTTCCTGGGTCGGACTCACCCGACCGAGACGGCAAGGTTGGCCTCACTCTCGAGCTGCTTCCGCCGAAGAGCTTCTTCACTGGCGGGAAGAGGGGATTCACTGACGCCTTGGATGCGGGAGCAGGGAAGTGGGGTTTAGCTGCTTGTGGGGGTGGATCTGAGAAGGAAATGTCCAACGGCAGCGCTTTGTTCTCTCCCAGGAGGGATGGGGCTGGCTGCGGGAAGACGGCTGTGCTAGGGAGTGCCTCCAAGGATCTCGGAACGAAGGTGTCCGGCCACGACTCGAAGCTCTCTGTGGGGAATTCTGACGAAAACCAGCGTGAAACTGCTCCTGCTGCAAA GGCACAGGTTGTTGGTTGGCCACCAATCCGGAGCTACAGAAAGAACACAATGGCTACTAACCCACCAAAGAACAAAGAAGAAGTGGATGGAAAACCTGAGTTGGGTTGTCTTTATGTCAAGGTTAGCATGGATGGTGCTCCTTATCTTAGGAAAGTTGACTTGATAACCTATAATGACTACAAAGAACTTTCTTTGGCACTTGAAAAGATGTTCAGTGGTTTCACCGTTG GAATTCCAACCAGAGATGGTCTATCTGAGAGCAGGTTGATGGTTCTCTTAAATGGATCTGAATATGTTCTTACTTATGAAGACAAGGATGGAGATTGGATGCTTGTTGGTGATGTACCATGGAA GATGTTCACTGACTCCTGCAGAAGATTGAGGATCATGAAGGGTTCTGATGCAATTGGACTCG CTCCAAGGGCCATGGAGAAGTGCAAGAACCGGAACTAG